In the Daphnia pulicaria isolate SC F1-1A chromosome 2, SC_F0-13Bv2, whole genome shotgun sequence genome, one interval contains:
- the LOC124327467 gene encoding nanos homolog 3-like, with product MIRHQYLAGRALTKKSVATTIQSIEEDDGYGTSSPTIDSPQLNNNIFTFVEPSVDPTAPPVSKVSEDEWSSLEKELNQVLNMQPLTESRAKPPSVFKLGSTKMSIYSTTAANKQPRVNCQFCAKNGEIRSVVESHTLRHPITRAIICPVLRKYVCEMCGATGDNAHTKFYCPENRSRKIAPMAILLKTTRNNATGKRTHM from the exons ATGATTCGACATCAGTATCTTGCGG GCAGAGCATTAACAAAGAAGTCTGTGGCAACAACTATCCAGTCTATTGAGGAGGATGATGGATATGGCACTTCTTCTCCCACCATAGACAGCCCACAGTTGAATAACAACATTTTCACTTTCGTAGAGCCTTCTGTTGATCCTACTGCTCCACCTGTTAGTAAGGTTTCGGAAGATGAATGGTCTTCCCTGGAAAAGGAGTTAAACCAAGTTCTGAATATGCAGCCGTTGACTGAATCTCGTGCCAAACCTCCAAGTGTATTTAAACTTGGATCTACCAAAATGTCAATCTACTCCACAACTGCTGCGAACAAGCAACCTCGAGTTAATTGTCAATTTTGTGCCAAAAACGGAGAAATTCGCAGCGTG GTTGAGTCCCACACCTTACGCCATCCAATCACCCGTGCTATTATTTGTCCAGTATTGCGAAAGTACGTTTGTGAGATGTGCGGGGCAACAGGTGACAACGCTCACACCAAGTTTTATT GTCCGGAAAATCGCAGCCGGAAGATAGCGCCCATGGCTATCCTGCTGAAAACTACCCGCAACAACGCAACCGGTAAACGGACTCATATGTGA
- the LOC124327464 gene encoding WD repeat and FYVE domain-containing protein 2-like, which produces MAAEIKPVPILATSAAATRSNQKKPILLHKIEGYEETVNQAVILPGEDGVVAVCDDRSVRVWLKRDSGQFWPSICHYMPSGATSVCFTKKVWRVFVGQENGTVSEFVLAEDYNSLTHKRDYLSHHARVTQVHHAPTPSWILSVGRDKWFQYYCAVSGRRLGGHICPAWAYCLEFDFASRHVFVGDASGQITMLKLDPQPDLATSNTTTEQQAVGVQQITVFKGHSGPVRSLAWDAGHQFLFSGSEDKGIIAWDIGGQQGTAYELQGHKNKVMAVCFSPTGRKLVSGGEDSMLWIWNMKAKRIETSEWTESSTCQRCSRPFFWNLRGMFDQRQLGLRQHHCRQCGRAVCDDCSPHRSVLPAIGYEYEVRVCVECNKSLTDANRVSLAVCQEAKHSILWLNLDEERGRLLTLGHDRIMKIWDVSSLLKNDA; this is translated from the exons ATGGCAGCAGAAATCAAGCCAGTTCCTATTCTTGCAACATCAGCTGCAGCAACTAGATCGAACCAGAAGAAACCTATTCTATTGCACAAGATTGAGGGCTATGAAGAAACTGTGAATCAAGCTGTTATACTACCAGGCGAGGATGGTGTTGTGGCTGTCTGTGATGACAG GTCTGTAAGAGTCTGGTTGAAACGCGATTCCGGCCAGTTTTGGCCCAGCATTTGCCATTACATGCCATCAGGAGCAACATCTGTCTGCTTTACCAAAAAAGTCTGGAGAGTATTTGTTGGTCAAGAAAACGGCACAGTTTcg GAATTTGTACTGGCCGAGGATTATAACTCGCTTACACACAAGCGGGACTATCTATCACATCACGCCCGTGTGACCCAAGTGCACCACGCTCCGACTCCTTCGTGGATACTTAGTGTTGGTCGTGATAAATGGTTCCAATACTATTGCGCAGTATCAGGCAGACGCCTTGGTGGTCACATTTGTCCAGCGTGGGCATACTGTTTGGA ATTCGATTTCGCATCCCGCCATGTATTTGTAGGCGACGCTTCTGGTCAGATTACCATGTTAAAGTTGGATCCCCAACCGGACTTGGCCACTAGTAATACCACAACTGAACAGCAGGCTGTTGGAGTTCAACAAATCACCGTCTTTAAAGGACATTCTGGTCCAGTTCGTTCTTTAGCCTGGGATGCTGGTcatcagtttttgttttctggaaGCGAGGATAAAGGCATCATCGCTTGGGACATTGGAGGCCAGCAAGGGACGGCATATGAACTTCAAGGGCACAa gaATAAAGTCATGGCTGTATGTTTTTCTCCCACTGGCCGTAAACTTGTTTCCGGAGGAGAAGACTCCATGTTGTGGATATGGAACATGAAAGCTAAACGAATAGAG ACTTCTGAATGGACCGAGTCCAGTACTTGCCAAAGGTGCAGTCGTCCATTCTTTTGGAATTTGAGGGGGATGTTCGATCAGCGTCAACTAG GTCTTCGACAACATCATTGTCGGCAATGTGGGAGGGCCGTATGTGATGACTGCTCACCACATCGCTCCGTTTTACCTGCAATCGGTTATGAATATGAGGTACGAGTTTGTGTCGAATGCAACAAGAGTCTCACCGATGCAAATCGAGTATCGTTAGCCGTTTGTCAAGAGGCTAAACACTCAATTCTCTGGCTTAATTTGGACGAAGAGCGCGGTCGACTTCTTACTCTTGGCCATGATCGT ATTATGAAGATCTGGGATGTTTCTTCTCTCCTGAAGAACGACGCTTGA
- the LOC124327463 gene encoding cytochrome b-c1 complex subunit 2, mitochondrial-like, with amino-acid sequence MASKFLSTQTVKATRGFAAQAAAKPAATEFSPVPREPVKTTTLSNGIVVTSIETNAPLSRVGIAFKAGSRNEPSGKEGIIHLLRMTSSLSTKQSTQFSLTRVINQAGAALTCTSGREHVLYSVDASRKQIDGVLPKLADAATQQVFKPWELSDNLYKIKLDLAAVQPETQVIELLHKVAFRTGLANSLFCPSHLVGKHTTEVLQSFVAANLRADNAAVVGVGIPHDRLVAYAQSLALKAGQSCSGAPSKVHGGEVRVDTSSSLAYVAVAAPGASLADTKAMVAFALLQRALGAGIPVKYGSGAGSKLNQAVLGAGAVSSLNLNYSDAGLFGFVAAAPASDAGKVVSAATKVLRSASVNESQLSRAKAQLKADLLMAKENTGVLVEELALQALLNRADLLSTVDNVSIADVNAVASRLASAKLTVAAIGNLSNVPFVDEL; translated from the exons ATGGCATCGAAATTTCTAAGTACCCAAACGGTCAAAGCCACT CGTGGCTTCGCTGCACAAGCCGCTGCTAAACCGGCCGCTACGGAATTTTCTCCCGTTCCTCGGGAACCCGTGAAAACTACCACTCTGAGTAATGGGATTGTTGTTACTTCGATTGAAACTAACGCCCCCCTTTCTCGTGTTGGAATCGCTTTCAA agcTGGATCACGGAATGAACCATCAGGAAAAGAAGGAATCATTCATCTTTTACGAATGACATCCAGCCTAAGTACTAAACAATCAACCCAGTTTTCCCTTACACGTGTAATCAATCAGGCTGGAGCTGCTTTGACATGCACTTCTGGTCGTGAACATGTTCTCTACTCCGTAGATGCATCTCGCAAACAAAT TGATGGAGTTCTGCCTAAACTGGCTGATGCAGCCACTCAACAAGTATTCAAACCTTGGGAGCTGTCTGATAACCTTTACAAGATTAAGCTTGATTTGGCTGCAGTTCAGCCTGAG ACACAAGTTATTGAACTCCTTCACAAGGTAGCTTTCCGTACAGGACTGGCCAACAGTCTTTTCTGCCCCTCACATTTGGTTGGGAAACATACAACAGAAGTGCTGCAAAGCTTTGTGGCTGCCAATTTGCGTGCAGACAATGCTGCAGTTGTTGGAGTTGGTATTCCTCACGATCGCTTGGTCGCATACGCCCAAAGTTTGGCTCTTAAAGCTGGTCAGTCTTGCTCGGGGGCTCCTTCGAAAGTACACGGAGGAGAAGTACGTGTGGATACGAGCAGTTCTTTAGCATATGTGGCTGTAGCTGCTCCCGGAGCTTCTCTGGCTGACACGAAAGCCATGGTTGCATTTGCTCTTCTTCAGAGAGCATTGGGTGCAG GAATCCCAGTTAAATATGGTTCTGGAGCAGGATCAAAACTAAACCAAGCAGTGTTGGGTGCTGGTGCAGTTTCTTCCTTGAATTTGAACTACTCCGATGCTGGTCTATTTGGGTTCGTGGCCGCTGCCCCAGCCTCAGATGCCGGCAAAGTTGTTTCCGCCGCTACAAAAGTTTTGCGATCAGCTTCAGTCAACGAAAGCCAATTGAGCCGTGCAAAAGCCCAACTTAAAGCCGACTTGTTGATGGCCAAAGAGAACACTGGTGTGTTAGTTGAAGAGTTGGCTCTGCAAGCGCTTCTCAACCGGGCTGATCTTCTTTCTACTGTCGATAATGTTTCAATTGCTGACGTCAACGCTGTAGCTTCCCGGTTGGCTTCTGCCAAGCTAACTGTCGCTGCCATTGGAAACCTGAGCAACGTCCCGTTTGTCGatgaattataa
- the LOC124327462 gene encoding eukaryotic translation initiation factor 3 subunit D-like, with amino-acid sequence MAAHFVPPATQDNNDGWGPLGIPDRYKDMPYQPFSKMSEWAGGSSINYSFTDRKYGGGKYSGGAGGSQYAYLHDEEENSFQLVDTARTPRPMYARGRFLRNQRLARGRQNFRNSQPVPLKGGKMKDNRMRQTRNKWNNRGPRQGQIQVKNRESSVIVQPSWKIIEEMDFPRLNKLSLRLSKEASDLLTCGELEFYDKQYDRVTVKNERRLQRIDRIFHKVTTTDDPIIRKLAKTEGNVYATDSILATLMCSIRSNYSWDIIVQKVGGKLFFDKRDDSEFDLLTVSETSNEPPQEEGINSPRNLALEATFINHNLSQQVLKMGEEKFKLDEPNPFISEDEVGEVASVAYRYRKWDLDGGVVLVARCEHDAVTVGSAGDNQFINIKALNEWDSRLSGGVEWRQKLDTQRGAVLANELKNNACKLAKWTVQALLANSDWIKFGYVSRMHLRDTSRHVILGTQQFRPSDFASQINLNMDNAWGILRCIIDLCMKEEDGKYLLVKDPNKPVIRLYKVPDNTFESDDEAFFEEGEEDE; translated from the exons ATGGCGGCGCATTTTGTTCCACCAGCGACTCAAGACAATAATGACGGATGGGGACCTTTAGGTATTCCCGACCGCTACAAAGATATGCCATATCAACCATTCTCGAAG ATGTCGGAATGGGCTGGTGGAAGCAGCATCAATTATTCCTTTACAGACCGCAAGTATGGTGGTGGAAAATACTCTGGAGGGGCTGGTGGAAGCCAGTATGCTTATCTGCATGATGAGGAAGAGAACAGCTTTCAGCTTGTGGATACTGCAAGGACTCCAAGACCAATGTATGCTAGAGGAAGATTCCTTCGCAACCAACGGCTTGCAAGAGGCAGACAAAACTTTAGGAATTCTCAGCCTGTGCCACTTAAAG GTGGCAAGATGAAGGATAACCGAATGAGACAGACTAGGAACAAGTGGAATAATAGAGGACCTCGTCAA GGCCAAATTCAGGTTAAAAACCGTGAATCATCAGTTATTGTTCAGCCTTCATGGAAAATCATTGAAGAGATGGATTTCCCCAGGCTCAACAAACTTTCTCTGCGTCTTAGCAAGGAAGCTTCTGATTT acTTACTTGTGGTGAACTCGAGTTTTATGATAAGCAGTACGACCGCGTAACTGTGAAAAATGAACGAAGACTGCAAAGAATTGATCGTATTTTTCACAAGGTCACCACAACTGATGACCCCATTATCCGCAAA TTGGCAAAAACTGAGGGTAATGTCTACGCAACTGATTCCATCTTGGCTACTTTGATGTGCAGTATTCGCTCCAACTATAGTTGGGACATAATCGTCCAGAAAGTTGGTGGCAAACTGTTTTTTGATAAACGTGATGATTCGGAATTTG ATCTGCTAACTGTATCCGAAACATCCAATGAACCTCCTCAAGAAGAGGGCATCAATAGCCCACGTAATTTGGCACTAGAAGCGACCTTTATTAATCATAATTTATCCCAACAAGTCCTGAAGATG ggagaagaaaaattcaaattggatGAGCCTAATCCCTTCATTTCGGAAGATGAAGTAGGTGAAGTTGCCTCGGTGGCTTACCGTTACCGTAAATGGGATTTAGACGGGGGTGTTGTTCTGGTGGCACGTTGCGAACATGACGCTGTCACCGTTGGATCGGCTGGTGATAACCAATTTATCAACATCAAAGCTCTTAATGAATGGGACTCAAGG TTGTCTGGTGGAGTCGAATGGCGCCAGAAACTGGACACTCAGCGAGGTGCTGTTCTGGCCAACGAGCTGAAGAATAATGCATGCAAGCTAGCAAAATGGACTGTGCAAGCTCTGCTCGCCAACTCTGATTGGATTAAATTCGG ATATGTTTCCCGTATGCACTTACGAGATACATCGCGTCATGTAATCCTTGGAACACAGCAGTTCCGCCCGTCAGATTTCGCATCGCAAATCAACCTTAACATGGACAATGCTTGGGGCATTCTCCGTTGTATTATTGATTTGTGTATGAAGGAAGAGGATGGCAAATATTTGTTGGTGAAGGATCCTAACAAGCCCGTCATCCGCCTTTACAAGGTGCCCGATAACACGTTTGAGAGCGACGATGAAGCATTTTTCGAAGAAGGCGAAG AAGACGAGTAA
- the LOC124327466 gene encoding L-allo-threonine aldolase-like, with translation MSLSRLSLIRETIFSSKSQLVKYIATKANTKMSAVMTGYGNAKLITGNGIPTEATVIDFRSDTVTKPNNEMRTAMMNADVGDDVYGEDPTVNELQKLGAQLMGKEAALFVPSGTMSNLIALLTHCKLRGSEAIVGDESHILHYEQTGAAQFGGINLRSVKTFADGTLDLEEAKKKIRNSKDAHQSHSVLLCVENTHNRCGGRIVPQKWIVKAGQLARENNMKFHLDGARIFNAAVALDVSVSELVEPFDSVSVCLSKGLGAPVGSLLIGTKHFIEEAHRCRKALGGGMRQAGILAAAGILSLTKGPTRLAQDHIFTKQLAVTAQEVGKGVVEVDLDTVETNMVMLKVEPISGATPNSIVKRFAESTEKEVHAIGQDIRLLAYPMTETNIRIVVHCSNTPEDIKLAQDKLGYVFDEIKQSKAV, from the exons ATGTCATTGAGCCGGCTGTCATTAATAAGGGAGACGATATTTAGTTCAAAGTCTCAATTGGTGAAATATATTGCCACTAAAGCTAATACCAAAATGTCTGCAGTCATGACAGGGTATGGTAATGCAAAGCTGATAACTGGAAATGGAATTCCAACAGAA GCTACTGTGATCGACTTTCGTAGTGATACTGTAACTAaaccaaataatgaaatgaggaCTGCAATGATGAATGCTGATGTTGGTGATGATGTCTATGGAGAAGATCCTACTGTCAAtg AATTGCAGAAATTAGGAGCACAGCTTATGGGCAAAGAAGCTGCCTTATTTGTTCCATCAGGTACAATGTCCAATTTAATTGCTCTCTTGACCCACTGTAAATTAAGAGGTAGTGAAGCAATTGTTGGTGATGAAAGCCACATACTGCACTATGAACAAACAGGGGCAGCACAG TTTGGAGGAATTAACCTTCGGTCAGTGAAAACTTTTGCTGATGGCACTTTAGACCTGGAAgaagccaagaaaaaaattcgcaaCAGCAAAGATGCACATCAATCCCACTCAGTTTTGCTCTGTGTTGAAAATACTCACAATCGTTGTGGTGGCAGGATTGTTCCGCAGAAGTGGATTGTTAAG GCAGGCCAACTGGCTAGAGAAAACAACatgaaatttcatttggatGGTGCACGAATTTTTAATGCAGCTGTTGCTTTAGACGTTTCAGTGTCCGAACTGGTAGAGCCTTTTGAttcg GTATCGGTGTGTCTCAGTAAAGGATTAG gagcTCCAGTTGGTTCTCTACTAATTGGAACGAAACATTTCATTGAAGAG GCTCATCGTTGTCGAAAAGCACTTGGAGGAGGAATGCGGCAGGCGGGTATTTTGGCCGCAGCCGGAATTTTGTCACTTACAAAGGGACCTACCAGGTTAGCTCAAGATCATATTTTCACCAAACAATTGGCTGTTACTGCGCAAGAGGTTGGAAAAGGCGTTGTGGAAGTTGATCTAGATACCGTAGAGACGAATATGGTTATGCTAAAAGTCGAGCCCATATCAGGTGCTACCCCTAATTCAATTGTGAAAAGATTTGCTGAATCTACTGAAAAGGAAGTTCACGCGATCGGTCAAGATATTCGTTTACTTGCTTACCCGATGACTGAAACGAACATCAGAATTGTTGTTCACTGCAGTAACACACCTGAAGACATCAAACTCGCTCAAGACAAATTAGGGTATGtttttgatgaaatcaaacaaaGTAAAGCTGTATAA
- the LOC124327858 gene encoding chromatin assembly factor 1 subunit A-B-like — MKLAPTVRTEFDTPRKENLEQILQKSKPTTELNPRQYRENKGRSCGATWPLDKDNDVEVIGEDEVEAPINNEGIVTIVHAVSRRMRPKLLKFCENRRPAYWGTWRKSSNSVGPRRPFGKEIIFDYDVDSDDEWEEEVEPGESLTDSEGEGEEKEPADDYDVDNEFLVPHGYLSDEEGDKDEDERALSPSAAKMKLKLKEEQFERELKEKTCHIKPSLIGCCWDDLNNEPQHLKVLQRYTTVVLCDSLPIKLVSSELNCENGESPMADDVARSENKASKRRVSDNDIPALIRVLHGSSYSKLTIVKEFQLHLERNRAEENKSGPSKTQILAKITEIASWSKCTEVGAMNGRTCWLVQSDVLDRYNLTELSVINTWEFATETKKRGRKADDSRTEEDTPPAKTPRVSLIKKFVQPASLSANRVPSSQENELPESEKNSNEPAKQPIFSTPKAKKRISLISLPTSATKKPKSDTKTTPLTNFLKKMSAKEALSKSSENIDDDAVEMDGVKCFTVE, encoded by the exons atgaaattAGCCCCTACTGTTCGAACGGAATTTGATACTCCCAGAAAGGAAAATTTGGAGCAAATCCTGCAAAAGTCGAAACCTACAACTGAATTAAATCCTCGTCAGTacagagaaaacaaaggaAGAAGTTGTGGTGCTACTTGGCCGCTTGATAAGGATAATGATGTGGAAGTGATTG GCGAGGACGAAGTGGAAGCCCCCATCAACAACGAAGGCATTGTAACGATCGTCCATGCTGTCTCTCGAAGAATGCGGCCCAAGTTATTGAAGTTTTGTGAAAATCGTCGTCCTGCTTATTGGGGAACCTGGAGAAAATCTAGTAATTCAGTGGGCCCAAGACGTCCTTTCGGCAAAGAG ATCATATTCGATTACGATGTCGATTCTGATGATGAATGGGAGGAGGAAGTTGAACCGGGCGAATCTTTGACCGATTCGGAAGGTGAAGGCGAAGAAAAAGAGCCAGCCGATGATTATGAT GTAGACAATGAATTCCTTGTACCCCATGGATACTTGAGCGACGAAGAAGGAGATAAGGATGAAGACGAGAGAGCTCTATCCCCGTCTGCAGCCAAAATGAAACTCAAGTTAAAGGAAGAGCAATTTGAGAGAGAGTTGAAGGAGAAGACGTGTCACATCAAACCCAGCTTGATCGGTTGTTGCTGGGATGACCTGAACAATGAACCGCAGCATCTAAAAGTTCTTCAGCGCTACACAACTGTAGTATTATGTGATTCACTTCCCATCAAACTTGTTTCCAGTGAATTGAACTGCGAAAATGGAGAATCACCAATGGCCGATGACGTTGCCCGAAGTGAGAATAAAGCATCTAAGCGGCGTGTCAGTGACAATGATATCCCAGCCCTTATTCGAGTCCTTCATGGAAGCTCTTACAGCAAACTCACGATTGTTAAAGAGTTTCAGTTGCATTTGGAACGCAATAGAGCCGAAGAAAACAAGAGTG GTCCTTCCAAAACACAAATATTAGCCAAAATTACTGAAATTGCGTCATGGAGCAAATGTACAGAAGTCGGAGCAATGAATGGAAGAACGTGTTGGCTCGTGCAATCAGATGTTCTTGATCGTTACAATCTCACTGAATTATCTGTCATTAATACTTGGGAATTCGCTACCGAGACGAAAAAGCGAGGACGCAAGGCCGACGATTCTAGAACTGAGGAGGACACCCCACCAGCAAAGACCCCGCGCGTGTCGCtcataaagaaatttgttcagCCAGCTAGTTTATCAGCAAACAGAGTTCCTTCATCGCAGGAGAACGAGCTTCCAGAAtcggagaaaaattcaaatgagccAGCTAAGCAACCAATTTTCTCAACTCCTAAAGCAAAAAAACGCATCTCGTTGATTAGTCTTCCAACATCTGCAACCAAGAAACCCAAGAGTGATACTAAAACAACTCCATTAACCAATTTCTTAAAGAAAATGAGTGCAAAGGAGGCATTGTCAAAATCATCAGAGAATATAGACGACGACGCAGTGGAAATGGATGGGGTCAAATGTTTTACTGTTGAGTGA
- the LOC124327861 gene encoding 50S ribosomal protein L27-like codes for MSLLTQILTNLQPCKTLNSAVRWASKKAGGSSRNPKGHAPGKRRGIKTQDGSKVTQSSILLRQLHIRCHPGLNVGMGKDGSLYALQPGRVLITCEKFEPNFDKYWTNKAYGSRKENMNNVYKKYFHVIPEPLEPKFKLVDVI; via the exons ATGTCATTATTAacacaaattttaacaaacttACAACCTT GTAAAACTCTGAATTCTGCTGTACGCTGGGCTTCGAAGAAGGCTGGCGGTTCCTCAAGGAATCCGAAAGGACATGCCCCTGGTAAGCGTAGAGGAATCAAGACTCAAGATGGGTCTAAAGTAACACAAAGTTCAATTTTGCTACGTCAACTTCATATTCGCTGCCATCCTGGTCTCAAC GTTGGGATGGGCAAGGATGGTTCTCTCTATGCTCTGCAACCAGGAAGAGTACTTATAACTTGTGAGAAGTTTGAACCTAATTTTGACAAATATTGGACCAATAAAGCCTATGGATCAAGGAAAGAGAACATGAATAATGTTTATAAAAAATACTTCCATGTTATCCCTGAACCTCTAGAGCCAAAGTTTAAATTAGTTGATGTAATTTAA
- the LOC124327859 gene encoding cytoplasmic tRNA 2-thiolation protein 1-like, with translation MVVFCSTGCGSTAVLKRPKTDDALCKNCFFWAFETEVHHTITSTKMFQPGQLVAIGASGGKDSTVLAYVLKHLNEKYNYGLKLVLLSIDEGITGYRDDSLESVKRNQEEYNIPLTVLSYKDLYGWTMDDIVKQVGRKNNCTFCGVFRRQALDRGAMLLKCDIIATGHNADDVAETILMNLLRGDIARLQRCTFHITGSDGSLPRVKPFKYAYEKEIVLYAYFKKLDYFATECVYAPDAYRGHARALVKDLEALRSTSIIDIIHAGEQLAIKDGVKLPKQGLCSSCGYVSSNIICKACVLLEGLNRGRPKLAIGKSNKALAELLAERLKNAASIKTTIQDQL, from the exons AGACCAAAGACTGATGATGCACTATGCAAAAACTGTTTCTTCTGGGCATTTGAAACTGAGGTACATCATACCATAACATCCACCAAAATGTTTCAACCAGGCCAACTTGTTGCGATTGGCGCCTCTGGGGGAAAAGATTCTACGGTTCTTGCTTATGTTCTAAAGCATTTGAATGAAAAGTACAACTATGGATTGAAACTTGTTCTACTTTCGATTGATGAAGGAATCACAG GTTATCGTGATGATAGTCTAGAATCTGTTAAGAGAAATCAAGAAGAATACAATATTCCACTCACAGTCTTGTCATATAAAGATCTGTATGGTTGGACCATGGATGATATTGTGAAGCAAGTGGGGAGAAAAAACAACTGTACCTTCTGTGGAGTATTCCGTAGACAGGCTTTAGATAGAGGGGCTATGCTTCTAAAGTGTGATATTATTGCTACTGGGCACAACGCAGATGATGTTGCAGAGACCATTCTCATGAATCTTTTGCGGGGTGACATCGCTAGACTACAACGTTGTACCTTTCATATTACA GGTTCAGACGGTTCCTTGCCACGGGTTAAACCCTTCAAGTATGCgtacgaaaaagaaattgttctCTATGCATATTTTAAGAAACTGGATTATTTTGCAACTGAATGTGTGTACGCTCCAGACGCATATCGagggcacgcaagagcattgGTGAAAGACCTCGAAGCATTAAGATCGACTTCAATTATCGACATTATTCACGCAG GCGAACAATTAGCTATCAAAGATGGAGTCAAACTCCCGAAGCAAGGATTGTGCAGTTCGTGCGGTTATGTGTCCAGCAACATAATATGTAAAGCATGCGTTCTTCTAGAAGGGTTGAATCGTGGGAGACCGAAGCTGGCAATTGGAAAGAGTAACAAAGCATTGGCCGAATTATTAGCTGAGCGACTGAAAAATGCGGCTAGTATAAAAACTACAATTCAAGACCAGTTATAA